A stretch of DNA from bacterium:
CTCGTTGGCTACGAGGGGGCGACGGGGGAGGGGGTCGCATCGATGGAGCGCGGGCCCGACGGGGTGTGGTCCTGGCGCTTCGTCGCGGTCACCGGCGACTTCCGCTACCGGGCGCTCGCCCGCGGCGCCGCGAGCGGCTGGTACCAGGTGCGGGCGGCCGACGCTCCGGCAGCGGGGAACTTCGAGGTGACGTACACCTACCCGGGCTACAGCGGCCTCGCGACGCGCCGGGTCGCGGGGAGCGGCGACCTCGAGGCGCTGCGGGGGACCACCGCCGAGATCGTCTTCACCTCCACGGTGGCGCTCGCGAAGGGGACGCTCGTCGCCGGGACGAACCGCGTCGCCGTGCAGCCCGCGGGGGAGCTGCGCTCCCGCGTCTCGCTCTACCTCGGCGGCGAGACCGCGTACCGCCTCGAGCTGGAGGACGCGCAGGGGCTCGGCAACGGCGGCGGCCCGGAGTACGCGATCAAGCTGCTCCCGGACGCCGCGCCCGCGGTGGAGGTGATCGAGCCCGCCGGCGAGATCGAGAGCGACCCCCGCGCGACCGTGCTGGTGCGCTACCGGGCGGGCGACGATTTTGGCCTCTCGCGGCTGACGCTGGTCGCGCGCTCGGCCGCCGGCGAGCGACGGCAACCGCTGGAGCTGCGCGCCGGCGCGCGCACGGCCGCCGGCGAGTACGAGTGGGACCTCGCCCCGCTCGCCGCCACGCCGGGCGAGGTCGTCAGCGCATACATCGAGGCCGCCGACAACGACACGATCTCGGGGCCGAAGATCGGCGCCTCCGCGCCGATCGCGGTCCGCATCGCCGACCCGCGCGTGCGGCGCGAGCAGATGCAGGAGAGCATGGAGAAGCTCGGCGAGGACCTGCTGCAGCTGCTCGCCGACGAGCTGGACCTGCAGGAGCGCTACGAGGAGCTCGCCGAGAAGACCGACCGCTGGGAGCAGTTCCCCTGGGAACAGGCCGACGAGGCGTCCGGGCGCCAGCGGGCGGCGCGCGAGACCGCTGCCCGCGCGCAGGAGCGGGCGGAGCGGCTCGCGGAGGCGCTGGACCGGGATCCCGCGACCGGCGACGAGACCGTCTTCCAGGCCGAACTGGTGCGCGAGGGGCTCCAGCGGCTGCGCGAGCGCCAGCAGGCGCCGATGGAGGAGATGGCATCCTCGATGCGTCCCGGCGAGAGCTCGCAGGAGGAGGCGCAGCAGAAGACCGGCTTCCTCGCCGAGGCCGCCGCGCAGGCGGCCCGCGCGGCCGAGCAG
This window harbors:
- a CDS encoding DUF4175 family protein, producing the protein LVGYEGATGEGVASMERGPDGVWSWRFVAVTGDFRYRALARGAASGWYQVRAADAPAAGNFEVTYTYPGYSGLATRRVAGSGDLEALRGTTAEIVFTSTVALAKGTLVAGTNRVAVQPAGELRSRVSLYLGGETAYRLELEDAQGLGNGGGPEYAIKLLPDAAPAVEVIEPAGEIESDPRATVLVRYRAGDDFGLSRLTLVARSAAGERRQPLELRAGARTAAGEYEWDLAPLAATPGEVVSAYIEAADNDTISGPKIGASAPIAVRIADPRVRREQMQESMEKLGEDLLQLLADELDLQERYEELAEKTDRWEQFPWEQADEASGRQRAARETAARAQERAERLAEALDRDPATGDETVFQAELVREGLQRLRERQQAPMEEMASSMRPGESSQEEAQQKTGFLAEAAAQAARAAEQLAMMADAMQRESRMADVLRGGQEMADAEDRLLAALEKLSPGDRKAAEEVLKELEQMERELHDLAQALAKDSKELPEEFLNSEAVKDLDLKDVLDQIDEVRKALSKGDVAGAQRAARQLASKLANLRNSLRQARDEVDEHARRALERLLGATMPQLEALAEAQRQLLERTEAIERDAGPRLEQRLREMALARDPRPAPSEADLLTPEERGRTAGLAGEQQSLRARAENLAAEVAALRGALPFLPAEVGRALEEAAGFMGQAGAQLGGYEPGRAVPPERSALAALQRSNGAAQQALGAMQQMQDMRQGGSGMPAWLGPGAPSSPGGGSASSRSRRSGGRRGLDVRNFVIPGRQEQQMPKLFREELMKSLRDGYPAQYEERIKDYYQRITE